In Citrus sinensis cultivar Valencia sweet orange chromosome 3, DVS_A1.0, whole genome shotgun sequence, the sequence TCTCCAAAAGTTCTTGAAGGATAGGTTTGAAGTCAACCTGTATCCAATGTCCAATAAATTGccaacagaaaaaaaaactagtgaaatCAACCTGTACACAAAAGTTCTTGAAGGAcaggttaaaaaataaaatggaggAAAAGAATAAGTAAAATCACAAGCAAATTGCCAACAGCCATTATCAATACTCTACAAATTCTCAGCAAAAATTTAGGGCCCATAGAAAAACCTGAGAAAGGTATTCATGGTCTGGTTGCTTCAGAATTCTATACATTTGAGTCACTGTATCCATTGTCAGCATATCTCCATCAACCCAGTACCGACTAAATTTGTCCCTACAAGCATATTATGTGATGGAGAATACATGAGAATGCATTTATACGGGCAAAGAATCAAGCACAGTCCAAAAATGATCAATGAGAAAAGCAATAATGCTTGAATGGATCAATATTCCAAGCAAACTAATCATGCACTAACATTATGAAACTTGAATAGTTGAATGTTTTGTCATCAATAAAAGCTTAATGACctgatttcataaataaatccAATTTGTCATACAATTAGATATTGAAACTTTAGGCATATTATCATACATCTCAAACGCTAAAGAACTAACAGATTCTAGCGGACATGTAGGCTTCACATCCAGCATTTAAAGATGGGATAAATAACTACTAGATAAAAGAATGAAGGAGAGAGATATATGAAGACTGGATGGCAATTCACAACTAAAAATCTTACtgttttatttagaaaagcaAAAGCTGGGGTTGAGGagaaggaagaagaaattgCACAAGCGTATACCTGGTCACAATTCCAGAACTCTCGATGTCTATCTTTCTAAAGAGTGCAGCAGAGAAAAAGGATGGTAACTGGCATACTTTCTTGGTAACAACTGATTTAAATTCTGCATCTGCATAAGTCCATTTAACTCCTTATGAGAGACATCcttctttttgttaaaatatatgaaaggGGAATTTATAGATATAAACTTCTTACCATTAATCCGAAATCCACCAAGAGGATTATCGAAAAAGTGGCTAATTCGTAAAATATATTGTTCCTTTAGCGACTGTGATGCAGGGCAGGACAATGATTTCGGTTAGATATATCATCAATGAGTATATTAAATCACTCACTATTTGCCATACATTGATATGTATATCAAATACTATTTGGAACGTAATGAAACCTCAGTTTCTATTAACCTCAACATCATGATAAGATATAGCTAAGTTTAAGTTATCTCGATGACTATCTGGGAACATGCAAGGGATCTAATCTTAAGCATAGAtttcaatgaaaattgaaaaaccgCAGTACAAGTATAATAAACATAGCTCTGCACTAGGATTAACTCATTTgaatcttataaaattttctaagaaaTTGCTACGCCACAAACCCGATACCATGGCATCTCAAAACACAATAGAGCTAAAGATAGTACAACAGTTTCTTCCAATACATGaccttttgaaacaaaaaattacatcCCAATTTCTAACCTATCAAAGGAGATCATGTGACTGTGATCCCCTTCCCAACAAGACTATGAAACGATGTGTTTTAGAGGCTAAGTACTTGAAGCTACTGATGAGAAAGCAGCAGAAGCAAATCAAACCTGTGGCATGATTTCATGGTGATTTCGGAGAGCTAATTGCAATGGAGGATCAAACAAAGGAGGGATATTTCCCTCTTCTTGATTGCTAGGGGATCTGGGCAGAATTATCGGTGGAAGTGGAGGAAACGTGTAAAATGAATTGCTGCTGCTTGCATCTGCATTGTCATTCCCTGTTTCCATCTGCATTCACATCCAAACAGCAACATAAATTGGGGATTAAGAAAGCTACAGACGATGgccaaaaataaagaaaatcaagaaacaTAAAGCagataaatcaattataataagtttctttaattctttctaCTCAGGAACATTTAATGCAtgtttaaatcattaaaacttaattttttattagtctAATAAAAGCAGACAACGCACAAAGTGAAAGTGAATTCTAACCATAAAGCTTCAATAACTCAAATCTTGAAAACACTTTTTGGTTCAGTTTCTACTGCTCGTTGTTAGCAGAAAATCCTCTTGAACTGGAAATGCCAAAAAGAAACTCAAACTTAACGTTCTTGAAGCATCTGCAATATTGCATACAACTGATCGACGGCCTGGAAAGCACTTTCTGAAAAGACTTGTTTTGCAATGTGGCTTCAggaattgaaatgaaagaacaaGACGGTGCGTTTTGGCCTTCAATCAGAGTTCTAGAAGAAATGAACGAGACCGCAGACGCTTGCTTTGGCGCAAAAAGAATGAGTGAATAAAATGTACAACCGAAGCCGCCAACTGCGTATCCAAGTAACAAGATTCAATTTCTTCGTACAATATTTGTACTTTCAATACGTATGTTCAAAGTGTAAACGTTTTGACACAAGTCAAAGTCACgtaaattagataattatttttaaatttttttaatatgcatATGCACATTTATAATGAGTTAAAAATATGGATATGGGTGCCCAATAGTGAACATCTCAAAATTGTAGCAAATAATGCAGCATTCATTTAGcgaatattataataaaataattaattttgaaaagtagtTGCATTAATTTagcaaatattataataaaataattaattttggaaatCTATCAACTATTTGATGATTAACATATATCATTTACgatgaaattttgaatgcaAAGTTAGAATGTTTTGGGTTAATAACCACAATATATACCACTTTTATAATAtcaagcaacatcacaccttAATGGAAGTACAAAACACCATAAGATTGCAATATTAGTATAATACTAATGGATTTTAGTTGTGCTTCATATCACTTGTCAAGATTAGTACAAAACACCGCGTgctattcatttttttaattttctgaaaTCCCAGTAAAATTCATGGCAACCCAATTTTGTTGCAatacaatttgaaaaaataaataagtaaagtGTCTTCAACCTACTGAAATAACTTGCACATCAAGGTAGGTGACCatgctttaaaattatttatcaacGAGGTTGAAGAATTTCATTCATGCAGATGGAGTaatctttcttcatttttcggTCAATCAGATTTAAGTGGTTGATCTCAATCCTCATTTTATGAACTCTCATCGTCTTCGTCAATTGTAATAAACTTTCTCCACATAGTGATCGCACTCTGTCAAATCCGGGTTCTCATCATAAACGCCAAAAATACCATTAGCAACAGGGCTGTTTTGTGTAACAGCGTAAGCCAATTCAAATACGCGAATTTGACAGTTTTTGCATGACTAGAAAATGagcaaaacaattttattagcCAGTAACGAAGGAGTTTCTGATGCTGACCGAGTTTGCATCTTTTGAAGTTGCGTAGTGGGATATACTCTTGACTCCTCAAGAAAGATTATGTCTCTGCGagtatatttattatttatgaagaTACCCGATTACCCAGAATCAAAGAAAGTTTGAATGGACCTCTGGTGCAATCATGTCTAGTATTTGGTCGTAGCACATCCTCGAATGGCATCTGATTTTCACTCATACTATCCCtcataaacaatttcatttcatcTGGTGTAAGCTGTCCATTTTCATCCAAGTCTGAGCATTGAACCTCTAAAAACAACCAAATTAGTTACGTGCATCAGACCTTGAACTAGAGAAAGCTCAATgtataaagattaaagaaaaagaaaaagcaagacTAGGGTACCAGTACTCATTGCTGGGCTTAATTAGATGATCTGCCCGCCACTGGAAGCAAGAAGTAAACAAAATCTTCATGATTCATCCTCCTTCTAACCTCACTAGTGAACTTCCTGGGAGCCTGAGACAAAATTGATGCATAAACACAACCATTTGAAATATCCTGGCAACAATCCTAGGGGTAAGGTCTCCAAAATCATAACTGATGAGGTCCCTTTCTATGATCAAGAGTCCCTATCTGCCTTTTCATAGTAGTggaataaaacataaaactgCTTATATGAGAGGTACCTAGAATGAAAGAGTAAATCATAGACTCAGTTACTCACTGCATTCATAATTTACAAACACTTTTAACAATATAAATGATGATACAAGTGTTGTGCCTCGTTATGTTGAAACACATAAGGAAAATGcctcgttaaaaaaaaaaaaacggtTTGACTCAGGTCAAAGTGACGTCAACGACAATACTaggaatttattattatttctaattaTACGGTTCTtctgttttttctaattattatttcttttcttacgGCAAATTAATTAGAAGAAGACtaggaatttattaattatacaaattctGATGGAAATAGGAGTATTTCtaattagtattttaattactttttcgTTTTGCCAAAGTagtaaattattcaatttatattttgctctatatacagagagagagagagagagagagagagagagagagagttgtgTTCCTATTACATATATCATCTGATCACTAGCCAGGTGACAACATAGAATAATGTGGAGTATTCCCAAAGATATCCTAGAAGCAGAGATACTTTGCAGGTTGCCTATCAAGTCGTTGCTGCGTTTCAAGTGCGTATCCAAGGAATGGCACTCTCTGATTTCCGACCCCAAGTTTGCTCTATACCGACAGAAGAAACAAGGAGAAATCGACAATAACAACACTATTCATCAAAGAGTCCTTGTGTTAGCAATATCACCTGATCGTCTTCAGTCGTTGCACTGTCTGACAAGATGCATTACTGAACTTAACTTCAATTTTCCATTTGAATCAAGACCAAATGTTATTATAGGCTCATGCAACGGCTTGGTTTGCATGGCTCTTCATGGGTGCAAGgattttttcatatataaccCATCCACTCGAGCATACAAAAAATTACCAGATCCCGATATTTCATTGGGGTCCCCATATTTATATGGTTTTGGTTATGATTCATCCACCGATGATTACAAGGTTTTAGCTGTCTCTTGTCTCAGAGTTCTTTTAAAAGTTTTCTCAATGAAAGCTTTCTCTTGGAGAGACGTTCAATACAACCTTGGTGTCAAATTATTTTACGGCACCGAGTCCCCACCAAAAGGTTGCCTTTTTAATGGGGCTCTCCATTGGCTTGTCAGCGGCTTTCATTTTGGTTCACAAGACCCTGTGATTATTGCTTTTGATTTAGCAGAGGAGAAATTTTGTCGTGTTGGGGAAGTCTGCCACCCCAGATCGGTCAGCTTGGGAGTTGTAGGAGGATGCCTAAGTTTAAACGTCTGTTGCTCAAATTGTGTAGATAAGACTACTGATTTTGAGTTGTGGGTGATGAAACAATATGGAGTGCATTCCTCCTGGGAAAGATTAACTAAAATTGATAGTGATATAATGGTTCGTTATCATGGTAGTCTGGTCACTCTTTGCACAGCAACGGGCACTAATGGCGGTGATGAAATcataatgataaataaatggCGGGAATTTATAAGCTGTAATCTCAACGAGAGGAATCTTGAGGAGATTTATCGTCCCAACTTTGATTGGTCCGAGACTGTGTCCTACACGGAGAGCATCCTCTCCCCTAATGTTTTATAGCTGAACTTTCGATCGTTGTAGTTATATATACAGAGTAGAATATACTTTCACCTTCAatttccatatatatatatatatggttaTCGTATGAAATCATGATATTAGGAAGAAGAATTGAGACGATGCTATGTCTATTTAATCTTTTGACACTTATGGGTGGGTGTGCGtgtatataataaatgtaacttACATCCGACCCAAACATGcattcaattaaataacatgAACTCATAGGTTGATATAATCCGTAACTTAACATGATGATATGAAATGATGATCTTTAGAAAGAACATGTTATATCCAATCTTGACGCCTTACCGCTGTAAATCTATTTAATCTTTGACAGTTTATGTCATTTCTCAGAAAATGTAAGTTGATAAATGTTTCTACCAACTATTTAGTGTGGATATCACCAAAAACAAATGAGGAGACTAGTCTTAAATCTATCATCAGTTTCTGTACAAAAGCTGCTGCTATTCTAGGAAAGTTAAGCCGTAATCACATTATAAAGCAAGAGGGAAGTCTGTACGCACAATGCATATTTTCATTGCATGTCCAACAATCTGGATCACCATTCTCAGGTAACTGTCCCTGGTTTTCCGGAACTTGCTGATCCAGCTGATTCGGCATCGGATGGCTTTTACAATGATGAACGAACAGAATTAAAACAGCATTACCACAACTGCCTATAAACAGAATTAAATAAGGATTTCAGTTTTGCAAATATATACCTTAATGATCCTAATCAAGAGCCTAAGGAAATGCGGCAAGACTTTAAGAGCTTTGTCATTGCATTTGGCACTTAAAGAGATGACCACGGTAGAACCACCAGGGTGGTTGACTTGACCTGAAAAGCAAGGTAAAATTGCAAAGCCTGATGGATTTATGTCAGACCAGCTCCTGGATAGAAATGCTTCTTGGCTCACTGGCATCGATGTAACAACATAACAATATCCATCACCTGAAGTTACATTGACCAAACGGCAATGGtcctgaaaaaataaaaaaataaaaaagatacaaATGATGGCAATATTTGATTCTCATctcaaaatccaaataaaCAAAGCAGCATGCGCACGCTCATCGCTAAACATATCAAACTCTACCACAACAATGATCTCACAGCTACTATGCTCTCATAGCCTATAGGGCTGCTTAACTGTTAATGATACTAACTCCATGGTAATTACTGCTTATGACAGTAATGATGGCAACTAAATCAATTAAGCTACAGTTGTCTAATAACTACCTTGCTAAAGACTTGGATGCCGTTAATTCCATCAGTTGATGCCAGTTTGATTTCAAGTTGCGGCCTTGTTATAATCTGCAAATTCTCCCACtgcatcaaataaaattacatacaCAAAgtcaagaaaacaataaatataaaaagccaaatctaaaCTAGGTAAACCAGGATTTCATAAATTGACAATTTCAGAAATTACCTGAATTGCCAAATTCAAATCTGACACTTTTTTAAACACAGCATAAGGTTTTTCCATGAGATTAAAAGTAgccaaacaattaaaaacGCCAATTGATGTATTTCCAGCCCAGAGTATCATCAGCTCATTGCTAGTTAAATGGGTCCATTTCCTTCCATCAGGAGTGTCACTGATACTCCTGATAAACTTTACCTTCAATAATTTTGCAAGTTGATGAAGTTCATCTgcaccaaaataaaaaattcagattattattttaatttaacaccGGCAGCCTGAATCAGAGCCTAACTCAGAGAACTAGAAGAATTACCTTTAGCTAAATGACTTTCTGGTTTGCTCTCAAATAAGCTATAGTTTTTATCCAAATTCCTCCACTCGAGTGCAGTCAGCCAACGGTTTGCATCAAATGCTGATTTAACGTTTAAACTTTGGAAAACATTTGATTGACTCTTGCAGGCCTCAACATTCTCAATCCAGATAACCTGCAGTCGTCAAAAATTGTGGAGAAAAATAagatgcaaaataaaaataatattaacaaaatgaattAGTGATCTATCTCATGGCATTGTCTTCACTAACCTTGCAGCCCCCAGCAGACTGTTGCTTAATAATCAAACCTGATGGCCTCCTAATCAGAAACTTCGGAAAGTGTGAAGGGGAAACAGGAAAGTAATCAATTCCGATGTCAACGACTGCCCACACACTTGGATTAACTTCTGTGTGGAACCTCATAAAGGTGCAGCTTCTTCTTTGTGTGAACGGCATAGGGATATGAAACTCTACATCCAGCTACAACACAGAGAAACAATTATTAGACAACACAATAAGAGttagtcttaaattttctTGATAAGTAGAGAAATTACCATCTGTACATGCTTCAATTCCGGTGCAAAGCTGCTGAAAACATAGAAATCCATTTATCCTGCCAAAAAAGCATTATCAGTTTAGGTGGTGCATTTATATTATGAGGAATTGAAAACTATTGCATTTGTATTCAAGGTGTAATAAAACCTTACCAAATTAGTAATATTGGAAATCAAATAGGCAGGACTGAACTGAAATACACTACTATCAACAGATAGTTCCACTATCATGCCTGGTGAAGGTGCTGACTGAAACTTCTTCCCTAATTCTCCAGAGACAACCATGGGTGGATTCTCCTGTTTATCCAGCAGACCCTCCCTTACTGCTATATTAAAGAGTTCCATTACAGCAGCCTTGCATATATTGTGCGCTTGAACTTGCCACTGACTGCTATATACCTCAGCCTCTGGGTCTATCTGTGACAAAAACAAGCAACAATAAAGCCGTGCAGAgaattaagaatgaaaattaagaattacGTGAAATAGGACAAACTTTCATATATTGAACTACACAAATGACAGCAAATCTGATTTCTAGATAGAGAATCTCGAAGATTatattgagagagagagaagaaggaaaaaaaaaaaaaaccaacaacagcaacaacttACAGCACCAATAATGCTCTAATTCTGTACCTACAGTGAGATAATCCACTCTACATTATATTagtagattaaaaaaatgaggatccatacaTATTGAATTTAAACTGGAAGAAACCATCCATTTGCAAGCagcagaaaaagaaagtaagaATGACTATACATAGAGTTAAATAACTTTAAAACAGCTCCTGGAGAGGATTAAATTCATCATTATTGAGGCTCCACCGTGCTTTACAAGATatcaaaataatacaaaatgtATGATCAACTTTTAGAATTCTCAACATGGtaaaatagcatgaaaatcattacAAGATATCAATAACACAAAGTGCATGATGAACTAAGGTAAGATTTAAGATAGAGCGAAATTTAAGTTATCTCAACAACCATCTGGGAATAGGCAAGGGATCTAATCTTGAGCATAGAtttcaatgaaaattgaaaactgCAGTACAAGTAAAATAAAGATAGCCTCACACCAGGATTAACTCTTTGAATCCTAGAAACTTTTCTAAGAAGTTGCTAGGCCACAAAACCAATACCATGGCATCTCAAAGCACAATAGAGCTAAACATAGTTACATGaccttttgaaacaaaaaattacatcCCAATTTATAGCCTATCAAAGGAGATCATGTGACGATGATCCCCTTCCCAACAAGACTATGAAACGATGTGTTTTAGAGGCTAAGCACTTGAAGCTACTGATGAGAAAGCAGCAGAAGCAAATCAAACCTGTGGCATGATTTCATGGTGACTTCGAAGAGCTAATTGCAATGGAGGATCAAACAAAGGAGGGATATTTCCCTCTTCTTGATTGCTAGGGGATCTGGGCAGAATTATTGGTGGAAGTGGAGGAAACGTGTAAAATGAatggctgctgctgctgcttgcATCTGCATTGTCATTCCCGGTTTCCATCTGCATTCACATCA encodes:
- the LOC102613866 gene encoding homeobox-leucine zipper protein HDG3-like, whose amino-acid sequence is MDFYVFSSFAPELKHVQMLDVEFHIPMPFTQRRSCTFMRFHTEVNPSVWAVVDIGIDYFPVSPSHFPKFLIRRPSGLIIKQQSAGGCKVIWIENVEACKSQSNVFQSLNVKSAFDANRWLTALEWRNLDKNYSLFESKPESHLAKDELHQLAKLLKVKFIRSISDTPDGRKWTHLTSNELMILWAGNTSIGVFNCLATFNLMEKPYAVFKKVSDLNLAIQWENLQIITRPQLEIKLASTDGINGIQVFSKDHCRLVNVTSGDGYCYVVTSMPVSQEAFLSRSWSDINPSGFAILPCFSGQVNHPGGSTVVISLSAKCNDKALKVLPHFLRLLIRIIKPSDAESAGSASSGKPGTVT
- the LOC102613570 gene encoding F-box/kelch-repeat protein At3g23880-like, producing the protein MWSIPKDILEAEILCRLPIKSLLRFKCVSKEWHSLISDPKFALYRQKKQGEIDNNNTIHQRVLVLAISPDRLQSLHCLTRCITELNFNFPFESRPNVIIGSCNGLVCMALHGCKDFFIYNPSTRAYKKLPDPDISLGSPYLYGFGYDSSTDDYKVLAVSCLRVLLKVFSMKAFSWRDVQYNLGVKLFYGTESPPKGCLFNGALHWLVSGFHFGSQDPVIIAFDLAEEKFCRVGEVCHPRSVSLGVVGGCLSLNVCCSNCVDKTTDFELWVMKQYGVHSSWERLTKIDSDIMVRYHGSLVTLCTATGTNGGDEIIMINKWREFISCNLNERNLEEIYRPNFDWSETVSYTESILSPNVL